Sequence from the Segatella copri genome:
GCCATCGCCATCTGCTTCTCTGCCTCTAGACCGATGATGGTCTGGTGAAGTGCCACATGATTGAGCACGGAACCCAGTGTATATTTACAGCCTGGTGTTGTAGTAGCCAGCTCAACAGCCTCACTGATAGCCGTACCGAGCGAACCAGGATGATGAGGATCACGTGTGATGATATTTTTACCGGCACGTGTACTCATGGAAGGAGAACCCTCTACTGTGGCTCCAAACGTACGCATGATGCTGGAACGGTATGGTTTCTGCTGCATGGTAATCTTTACCTGATAAACTGCTGCCTCCAGGCCGTAGAGTTTTGCTGCATAAGAGAGGGCTGCACCCCACTGTCCTGCACCAGTCTCTGTAGTGACGTTGGTATCACCCTCCTGCTTACAGTAGTAGCACTGAGGTATGGCTGAATTGATTTTATGAGAGCCTAACGGATTGGTACTCTCATTCTTGAAGTAGATATGCGCCGGAGTACCGAGTGCCTCCTCAAGGGCATAAGCACGTACAAGAGGGGTTGAACGGTAGAAGGTGTACTTCTCCAGCACATCTTCCGGAATATCAATCCAAGCGTGCTCTGTATCAAGTTCTTGCTTTGAGCACTCCTTATTAAATACGTGTGACAAATCATCAGCATTCATTGGCTGGTGTGTCTGAGGGTTCAATGGTGGCAATGGCTTGTTAGGCATATCTGCCTGAATGTTGTACCACTGAGTAGGAAGTTCCTGCTCGCTTAAGATGTACTTTTTCTGTCTCATGTTTATATATATGTTTAAAATTGTTGTATGCCTGAACAAAGGTACAAATAAAAAATGAAATAAAGAACTTTTTTATGTGTTTTTCCACTATTTTTTATTTTTATCCAATAAAATAGTTCATTCTACAGGTATTATTTGTTACATAAGTGTATTTTCAGTGTCATTTTTATAAATTTAATCAAATATTACCCCACAAAATACCAAATATTACACCCAATATTATAATGAAAAATAGTATCTTTGCAACAGAAAAATTCAACATGCGTTGTGAAACGCTTATCATCATCTTTTACTTATACAAAAAATAAAACATTGGAACTCAATAGGGATATTGGGATTCCAATGTTTTTTTATGCAATAAACTGATTACTTTTCATTACCTAAATCTATCTGCGATATCTGATTCAGCAGGTTTACAGCCTGCCCTACTGTCTTCACATCATTGATGCGAAGCATTCGCTTGTTGAATTTTTCCTTCAGAACACAATCTTGAATATGACTGGTAACGTAAGCGAGTATGCGGTTAAACATCTGACTTCTGTAGAACGGACTGTTTACATTGCTTACAAACTGCATCTGCATATAGCCCTGCTTGAGAATAATCTTCTCGCAACCTAGCTTCTTGCCTACCCTACGCAGACCTACCACATGCATCAGTTCGTCTGCTTCATGAGGCACAGGACCAAAACGGTCTATCATACGCTTGCGGTAAGCTTCTACTTCATCATCGCTCTCCAGGCGGTCCAGTTCACGATAAAGAAGCATGCGCTCACTGTCACCAGGCACATAAGTCTGAGGGAAATACATCTCCAGATCGCTCTCTATGCCACAATCGTCAACGAAATCATCACCCGTAAGCTGGGCACCTTCATCCATCTTCTCCTGATAAAGATCACAGAACTCCTCGTTCTTCAACTCTGTGACAGCCTGAGAGAGAATCTTCTGGTAGGTTTCATAACCCAGATCTTCCATAAAACCGCTCTGCTCAGAGCCCAGCAGATTACCCGCACCGCGGATATCCAGGTCCTGCATGGCGAGATTGAAGCCGCTACCCAGTTCGCTGAACGTCTCCAGCGCCTCCAGACGGCGACGCGCCTCAGGAGTAAGTGCACTCTTAGGTGGCGCCATCAGATAGCAGAAAGCCTTCTTGTTGCTTCTTCCTACGCGTCCACGCATCTGATGCAGGTCACTCAATCCGAAGTGATGAGCATCGCTCACGATAATCGTATTGGCATTGGAAATGTCGATACCATTCTCTACAATAGTGGTAGAAAGCAGTACATCATAATCGTAATTGATAAAGCCCATGATGATTTTCTCCAAATCCTCAGGCTTCATCTGTCCGTGACCGATTGCTACCCTACAGTCTGGGATATGCTTCTCGATGAGCATCTTGAGCTCCGGAAGCTTGGATATTCTGTCGCATACGAAATAAACCTGTCCGTTTCGGCTCATCTCGAAATTGATGGCATCGCAGATAACTTCACTACTAAACGTTACCAGTTCGGTATGAATCGGATAACGGTTAGGTGGCGGAGTGCGCATGATACTCATATCCCGGGCGCCCATCAGAGAGAACTGGAGGGTTCGCGGAATCGGAGTGGCACTCATCGTGAGTGTATCGACATTTACCTTGAGCTGACGGAGTTTCTCTTTGGTAGACACACCGAACTTCTGCTCTTCATCGATGACGAGCAGTCCCAGGTCATGCCATTTCACGGTCTTTGATATCAGCTTATGCGTACCTATGAGGATATCAATCTTACCCCCTTTCAGGGCGTCAAGCACCTCTCTGGTTTCCTTCGTTGTACGGGCTCTACTGAGATAGTCTACCCTTACAGGCATGCCTTCCAGACGCTTTTTGAAAGTCTGATAGTGCTGGAAAGCCAGAACGGTAGTAGGCACCAGCACCGCAACCTGCTTGCTGTCGCACGCTGCCTTGAAGGCTGCACGGATGGCAACCTCAGTCTTGCCGAAGCCCACATCGCCACAAACCAGACGGTCCATCGGTCTGCCGCTCTCCATATCCTTCTTTACCTCCTGAGTAGCCTTATTCTGGTCTGGCGTATCTTCATACAGGAAGGAAGCCTCCAGCGTATGCTGCAGATAATTGTCGGCACTGAAGGCGAATCCCTTCTCCCGTCGGCGCTGGGCATAGAGTTTGATGAGGTCGCGCGCAATGTCCTTGATTCGCTTCTTAGCCTTGTCCTTGAGTTTATCCCAGGCACCTGTACCCAGTGTAGACAGGCGAGGCGGAGTACCGGTATCGCTGCGGCGATATTTGCTGATTTTATAAAGCGAGTGGATAGAAACATCCACCTTGTCATTGTTCGTATAGACGATGCGGATCATTTCCTGATAGCTGTTGCCCGTAGGAACCCTAACCAGACCGCCGAACTTGCCGATACCGAAGTCTACATGCACGATAAAATCTCCCACTTCCATCTCCTGCAGTTCCTTCATGGTGAGTGCCATCTTGCCGGCTCTCGCTTTATCTGAGCGCAGGTTATATTTATGAAAACGGTCAAAAATCTGATGATCGGTAAAGAAACAGCACTTCTTGTCATGGTCAGTAAAGCCTTCATGAAGCGTCTTGTCTACCGGTGTAAAACGGATGGCGTAGCGCTTCAGCTCTTCGCTTTCAAAGATATCCTTCAGGCGCTGTTGCTGCTTCTGGCTATCTGCCAATATATATAAGGTGTAACCCTGGAGCAGGAAATCCTCCAGAGTCTGGCAAAGCAAATTGAAATTCTTATGGAAAAGAGGCTGTGGAGCGATATTGAAAGGTATCACTGCCGAACTCTCTGACGGAGCGACCTTGCCGAACTCGATGCGGAGATGAGCCGCTACTGCCTTCTTGAAATCGAGCGGAGAAACGAGGTTGAGCTCGGTCTTCATGTCATGTCTGATGCGCTCTGCCTCTACCTCAGTAGCTCCCTCCAGCTGCTCGGTAAGGCTCTGCGATGAGAAGCCTTCAGTATAGATCTGACCGATGCGGTCGCAAACGAAAGAAAGGTCTTTCGCCACGACTGGCGTACTTTCGGAGAGGAAATTGAGGAAACACTGCTTGTTGCTCTCGATATGGGCGAGTTCGGGCACGATTTCTATCTCTGTGCGCTTCACCTGCGAGAGCTGGGTCTCTACATCAAAGGTACGGATGGTGTCAATCTCATCGCCGAAGAAGTCGATACGGAACGGATATTCGCAGCTGTAGGAATAGACATCGAGGATGCTTCCACGCACGGCAAACTGGCCCGGTTCATAAACATAATCGGTTTCTTTGAGTTCGAAATCGCGCAGGGTATGAACTACATCGGTCTGGGCAATCTGCTGGCCTACAGCCAGTTTCATTATCCGTTCATCCAGATTCTGCTTAGCCACAACGAGTTCTGCCAGTGCATCGGGATAAGTGACTACCAGGAAATGTCCTCCCGAAGAGAGGCGCGCCAGCACCTCTGTACGTAGGATTTCGTTCGCTGCATCACGCTGCCCGTATTTCACGGCACGCCGATAGCTGGAAGGAAAGAAGAAGACCTTCTCCTGCCCCATCATCTGAGTGAGATCGTGATAAAAATAGCCTGCTTCATCGGCATCATCCAGCACGAAGAGTACCGAACGCCTCTTCTTCCCCTGCAGAGAAGCAAAGAACATCGGAGCCGAAGAGCACAGCAAACCCTGGAGAAAAATGGAATGAACCGACTTCTTCCCCATCAAATCAAAGAGGGCATCCGCCTGTGGCGAACGCCCGTATGTTTTTTCTATCTTTTGGATTTCCATCCAAGTACTGATTAGTGATTACTGATTACTGAGTAGTGATTACAGAGTATTAATCCTTCTTCGGATATTTCTTGAACCAGCCATCCAGGCGCAGTCGCATCACGCCAAAGAAAGCCTCACCGAAGATGCCACCACTCATCTTGCTCACACCTTCACGACGGTTAACAAAGATGACAGGCACCTCCTTGATCTTGAAACCTATTCGATGAGCCGTATATTTCATCTCTATCTGGAAAGCATAGCCCTTGAAGCGGATAGCATCCAAATCTATGGTTTCCAACACCTTACGTCGGTAGCAGACGAATCCAGCTGTGGTATCATTCACCTTAAATCCGGTTACGATACGTACGTATTTAGAAGCGAAATAGCTCATCAATACGCGCCCGATAGGCCAGTTGACCACGTTCACACCCGAAATATATCTTGAACCTACAGCCACATCATACCCCTCATCGTGAGTTGCCGCATAGAGACGAGGCAAATCATTAGGATCATGACTGAAGTCGGCATCCATCTCGAAGATGAAGTCATAGCCCTGCTTCAATGACCATTTGAAGCCCATGATATAGGCTGTACCCAAACCGAGCTTACCCGAACGCTCCAGGATATGCAGACGACCGGCAAACTCATTAGCCATCAAGCCCTTAACAATGGCAGCTGTACCGTCAGGACTTCCGTCATCGATAACGAGGATATCAAACTGCTTTTCGAGACCGAAGACAGCACGGATGATTTTCTCGATGTTTTCCTTCTCATTATATGTAGGAATGATTACTATGCTATCACTCATAACTTCTTATAATTTTAATGATTCTGATTCTATATAATGTAATACAGATGCAAAATTACAACTTATTTTTGAAATAACAAGCGAAAATCCGAAATTATTGGTCCGGATTCTCTACAAAACCCTGATATTTCTTGTCAAGTCCGTTCATGATCGCCTCATAGCTCTTATTCATCTGGTTCTTGATATTGTCAGCTCCCTTGCCAATCGGCTCGATAGGCTCATGAATGGTGAGCTTCAGAGGATGCCAGAAAGCCCAGTAGATGTCCTTCATGCGAGGCTTCACATCAAAACTGCCATTAATGGTAAGCGGACATACCGGCAACTGCAGTTCATCGGCAAGCATGAAAGCGCCGCGGCGGAACACGCCCATGTGCCCCGTAAACGAACGGGCACCCTCTGGGAATACCACCAGCGACATGCCCTCTTTGAGCACCTCGCGAGCACGGTCATAAGAAGCACGGATCTTCGAAGGTCCGCTCTTGTCTACAAAGATGTGGTGCGCATACTCACAGGCAATACCGATGAGAGGCACTTTGCGCAAGCCCTTCTTCATCATCCACTTGAAGTTTCTGCCCAGGAAGCCGTAAATCAGGAAGATATCGAAAGCGCCCTGATGATTGGCCACGAAAACATAACTCTGGTTCTTCTTGAGATGCTCACGTCCCTCTACTTTTACAGGCAGAAGGAGGATGCGGACCCAAAGCCAGGACCAATACTTACCAGGATAATAGCCCCAGAAATGCCCATTACCCAGCATGCATCCCAAAACAGTAGTTAAACTGGTTAAAACACTAGCTACCAACAGGATAGGCAAGCATATTACAAGTTGATACAGACGATATAAGTACTTCATTTTTTATTTAAGAATGAATAATTTAACACTCAACATTTAACATTCAACACTCCTTATTTTCTCTTCAGTGTGATGACCACGATTTCTGCCGTAGCCCCTATGCGGATTGGAACGGTACCGCCCAGCCCCGATGTGGTATAGAGCTGGCAACCCTCCTCTTCGAAGAGGCCGTAATCATAAGGAGTAAACATCAACGGACGCAAGCCCAGGATACTGATCTGCCCCGCATGCGTATGACCGCTCAGCGTAAGCTGCGGTGCTACGACCAGCGAATCCTTCCTGTCAGGTCCTATCACATCGCCATCCTCATCCTTCTCCTTATTAATAGTAGAAGGCCAGGTCTCGCGCCATTGCTTCGGAATATGCTGCAGCATCAGCACGAAAGAGCCCGGTCTGATGCCATACAGCGCCTTCCTTACGTTGGTGCGCTTTGGTTTGTCATAGTTCTCTGTACCAGCTACATAGATGCTGTCAGCGCCTCTATGCACCTCCACATGTTCATTCATCAGCAGGCGCCATCCGCAACTCCGCTGGAAGTCCTGCATCCGCTTCTCTAATGCAGCTATCTCCTGCTCATCATCTACATCCATATAATAGGTGTAATCGTGATTGCCCAGCACACTCATCACGCCGTCTCTGGCTTTCAGACTGCTGAGCAGCGCCTGATACTTAGGCAGTTCATCGGGTGTAACATTCTGTAAATCACCCGTAAAGCAAATCAGATCAGGTTTTTCGGCATTAATACTGTCGATATCGCGCTGAGGCAGATGACCACGCCAGCCATAGTATGACCCGAGATGGATGTCGCTGAACTGAACGATGCGATAGCCCTCGAAAGACTTCGGCAGATTGGGTACATAGATGGTGATACGCTTGACCTGCATCTTAGGAAATCCTTCGGTAAATCCGTAGATAAAGCAGATGAACGCCACCGCTCCCACTACCAGTCCGAGGAGCTTACCCCAGTTGCGATGTCCGTGAAGGAGCCGCATACAGCACCAACCGAAGACACTGAACAGGCTGAAGACAAACTGCGGAACCGCACATACTGCCATCATCACAAACCAGATGTCGATGAGCACCGGATTGCGTGGCAGGAAGTTGGGCTGCATCGTGATATACGCGCTGTAGGCGATAACCACGAAAGCCGGCAACCAGAAGAGCACCCGCTGCCAGAGACTCTTCAGCCGTAACTTGCCATACCTTTTATATATCCACAGATACGGCAACAGGGTGAATACCACTACGGGTATCAATATTCTTGCTATCATTTCTTGATCAAACTTGATTGAAGATACGTTTTCATTGCCTGCACGGGCACTCCTCTGCGCTGTGCATAGTCGCGAAGCTGGTCGTCTCCTATCCGTCCCAGTTCGAAATACCGCGACTTGGGATGTGCAAACATCAGCCCCGAAACACTGGCATGAGGCGTCATCATACCGCTTGTGGTGAGCCGGATGCCCACCTGACTCATATCGATGAGCTGGTCGATGATGAAGTTGGCACTGGTATCGGGCAGCGAAGGATATCCGATAGCCGGACGGATGCCCTGATAGCGCTCCAGATGCTGGTCTTCGATACTCAGCTGCTCGTCGGGAGCATAGCCCCAGATGCTGCGTCTCACCTCTTCGTGCAACTTCTCTGCCGTGGCTTCAGCCAACCGGTCGCAGAGTGTCTGTGCCATCATATTGAGGTAGTCGTCCGAGCGATATTTCTTCTCCAGACCGCCATCTACCGTCGTGCAGAAGATACCCAGCCGGTCTGTTATTCCGCAGCCCAGAGGGCGGATGAAATCAGCCAGACAGAGATTGGGTTCTCCCTGAGCCGCCGGATGCTGCTGACGGAGCATCGGGAAGCGTACTTTCTGCCCTTCCAGCCAGATATCATCCCCCTCGCTGTTCGCCTCGAAGAGTCCGAAGACGGCATAGGTATGATATTCGCCTTCCCATGAATGGAGCATATCGAGCGCCTCAGCCTTCATTTTTTCCTTTTCCTCTCGAGGTTTGCCGCTCAATCCCCAGGCATGATAGAAATATAGCCAGTTGATATATGGCTCAATTTCGCTTATATTGTATACTATTCTTCGCATCCGATACGATATTTTATTTTACAATCCCCGTAAGATTTCTCTTTTTTCAGGAATTGTTTCTGAACTCCAGTTCCTCTCCTCTGCTGGCGGCATCAAACACGCCTTTGTCGTAGATCAGACGACCGTTACAGAAAGTCTGTTCCACTTTCCATGCAAACTCGTCACCCTCTACAGGGCTCCATTTACACTTGCTCTGAATCACCTCTTCGGTCACCTTCCAAGGCTCTCCCTTGCGCACCACAACGACATCTGCCTTATAACCCGGACGCAGGAAACCGCGCTGACTGATATGGAACAGACGGGCTGGATTATGGCACATCAGTTCAACCAGGCGCTCGATACTGATTACCTTTTCGTCAACAAGTTTCAGCATGCTTACCAATGAGAACTGTACCATTGGCATACCTGATGCAGCCTTGGCACAACCGCCCTGTTTATCCTTCAACTGATGAGGAGCGTGATCGGTTCCTACTACAGTTATCTTGTCATTACTCAGTGCCTTACGCAAAGCTTCGCGGTCAGCAGCGGTCTTTACTGCAGGGTTGCATTTGATGCGTGCGCCCTTCACAGCGTAATCTTTATCCGAGAACATGAGATGAGCCACAACAGCCTCTCCTGTAATATTTTCATCCTTACCGAAGAACTCCAGTTCCTTAGCCGTAGTAACGTGAGCGATATGGAGATGCGCCCCGCTTTCCTTAGCCAGCTGCACTGCCAGACGGCTGCTTTCATAGCAAGCCTCCTCGCTGCGTATTTCCGGATGATGTTCTACGGCAGGGTCCTCACCCCATTTCTGCTTAGCCAGCTGCATGTTGCGGTTGATGATTTCGGTATCCTCACAGTGGGTCATCACCGGCAAATCCAGCTCTTTCGCCTTCTTGAAGATAGCCTGCAGTGCCTCATATTTATCCACCAGCATATTACCCGTACTGGAGCCCATAAAGAGCTTGATGCCCGGTACACGATGCGTATCGAGCTGTTCAAAATCATTTACATTATCATTGGTAGCACCAAAGAAGAAACTGTAGTTCACATGACTCTTCTCAGCGCCCAGCTGCCGCTTTGCCAGCCAAGCCTCCAGAGTGGTAGTCTGAGGCACCGTATTAGGCATCTCAAAATAACTGGTCACACCACCAAAGGCAGCTGCACGGCTTTCGCTCTCGATGTCAGCCTTCTGCGTAAGTCCCGGCTCACGAAAGTGAACATGATCATCAATCACACCCGGCAAAACAAAACACCCCGAGGCATCGATGACTTCATCGTAATTGCCACGGGGTGCCTCGCCTTCATATATCTCCTTGATAAATTCACCATCCAACAAGAGGTCACCCACAAAAGAGCGACCCTCATTTATAATGGTTCCATTCTTGATTAATTTCATATTACTAAACTTATAAAATGAAGAGTTTTACAAGATGTTAATGCCCAAGACCTTGAAAGAGCCCTGTTTCTACTCCTGACCTTCCTGTTTTTCAGGAATCGTAGGCGCAGCCAGTTCGTTGGCTGTAGGTGCCGGAGCCGCATCAGGATTTACCTGTGGAGCCGCCTCCATCTCTGGCTGCATGCCGCTCTGAGCATCTCGTGTACCGTTCATAATCTCCTGATTTTCTTGAGCTTTCTTATAATAGTCCTTTACATAAGGATCATTCTTGAAATAGTCGGTAGCCTTGCTCATGATATCCTCAATCCAAGGAGAGAGCATCGGATACTGGTTGCCCATCGTAACGAGGAAGAAGACGCCCGGTCCCAGCACATTGTTGAAGTTGTCGGTAACAAACGAAGTGATGAGCTTGTCTTCCTGCTCAGAGAGGCGGATGGATTCCTCGTTCAGATGCTTGTTGACAGCCACCATATCGCTACCGTTCATGATAGCCTGGTCGTGCTTGTGTACCAGTTCGCGCAACTGATTCTGAATCTGCTGGTATTTCTTGAAGAATCCGAAGAGTTTATCGTTCATAGGAGTACCGCTTACCACCTGCTGTGTATCATCGAGCTTCACCGTAATGCTTCCACTCTCCAGCACCAACGGCAGCACAGGGTCATCATCCATGAAGATATTCGCCATCTTCATAGAGTCGACAGAACCCTGAAAATGGAACTGTCCGTGCACTACATCGCAAGAATCCACGTTCTTGAAATCGTTGTTTTCCAGTATCTTAAGGTACAGCATGCGTCCGTCCAGAGTACTTACGTTAGAAGTACCCGAGATATCGTAACTGTTGGCACAAGATGCAAGTGCCATCAAGGCAATGAATGCGTAAAATATTCTATTCATAAGCTATCTATATCACTTTCGGTGAACAAAAGTACAATCTTAATTTGAACTGACGAAATAAATTGCAGCAATTTAATTCATTCTTACAAGATTTATGTTTTGTTTGCACTCCTATTGGCCACCGAAAGCTTTTTTCTCGTCCTTTCTATATTACTGATTGTTTTCCTTCTTCAGTTCATGAGAGATGCGATGCGTGGTATACAGTTCCAGCAGGGCTGCGATGAGAAGGAAGACTACCCACTTATTATAGAAATAGGTGATATAGGTCTCATAATTCTCAAACCAGCGGCGCAGGAAAGCATACACCGTATCTACCATCGAGATGCCTGAGAGCACGAAGAAGATGTCTGCCACATACTGCATGCGCTTCAGGCGGTGGATAACCAGCGAAGGTCCCTCATAGAACTGCATCGCCTGCATCACGCTGAAGAGTATGGTGCCCAGCAGGAACCCCCAGCTCGTTACCTGCACCAGCTGCGGATGTGAAAAACCAAATGCGAAGCAAGCCGCACCGACAACCATCAGCACGCCGCCCAGCAAGAAAATAGCACTTTCCAGTTTACTCAATTGTTTCATTTTCGTCTTGTTCGTTAGTTTTTTCCGGAATATCCGAACTCAATACAAAGATGTCTTCATCATCAGCCTTCATGAAATAACGCTGGCGGGCTATCTTCTCAAATG
This genomic interval carries:
- a CDS encoding metallophosphoesterase; the protein is MIARILIPVVVFTLLPYLWIYKRYGKLRLKSLWQRVLFWLPAFVVIAYSAYITMQPNFLPRNPVLIDIWFVMMAVCAVPQFVFSLFSVFGWCCMRLLHGHRNWGKLLGLVVGAVAFICFIYGFTEGFPKMQVKRITIYVPNLPKSFEGYRIVQFSDIHLGSYYGWRGHLPQRDIDSINAEKPDLICFTGDLQNVTPDELPKYQALLSSLKARDGVMSVLGNHDYTYYMDVDDEQEIAALEKRMQDFQRSCGWRLLMNEHVEVHRGADSIYVAGTENYDKPKRTNVRKALYGIRPGSFVLMLQHIPKQWRETWPSTINKEKDEDGDVIGPDRKDSLVVAPQLTLSGHTHAGQISILGLRPLMFTPYDYGLFEEEGCQLYTTSGLGGTVPIRIGATAEIVVITLKRK
- a CDS encoding lysophospholipid acyltransferase family protein, with the protein product MKYLYRLYQLVICLPILLVASVLTSLTTVLGCMLGNGHFWGYYPGKYWSWLWVRILLLPVKVEGREHLKKNQSYVFVANHQGAFDIFLIYGFLGRNFKWMMKKGLRKVPLIGIACEYAHHIFVDKSGPSKIRASYDRAREVLKEGMSLVVFPEGARSFTGHMGVFRRGAFMLADELQLPVCPLTINGSFDVKPRMKDIYWAFWHPLKLTIHEPIEPIGKGADNIKNQMNKSYEAIMNGLDKKYQGFVENPDQ
- a CDS encoding vitamin B12 dependent-methionine synthase activation domain-containing protein, producing the protein MRRIVYNISEIEPYINWLYFYHAWGLSGKPREEKEKMKAEALDMLHSWEGEYHTYAVFGLFEANSEGDDIWLEGQKVRFPMLRQQHPAAQGEPNLCLADFIRPLGCGITDRLGIFCTTVDGGLEKKYRSDDYLNMMAQTLCDRLAEATAEKLHEEVRRSIWGYAPDEQLSIEDQHLERYQGIRPAIGYPSLPDTSANFIIDQLIDMSQVGIRLTTSGMMTPHASVSGLMFAHPKSRYFELGRIGDDQLRDYAQRRGVPVQAMKTYLQSSLIKK
- a CDS encoding TrpB-like pyridoxal phosphate-dependent enzyme; translation: MRQKKYILSEQELPTQWYNIQADMPNKPLPPLNPQTHQPMNADDLSHVFNKECSKQELDTEHAWIDIPEDVLEKYTFYRSTPLVRAYALEEALGTPAHIYFKNESTNPLGSHKINSAIPQCYYCKQEGDTNVTTETGAGQWGAALSYAAKLYGLEAAVYQVKITMQQKPYRSSIMRTFGATVEGSPSMSTRAGKNIITRDPHHPGSLGTAISEAVELATTTPGCKYTLGSVLNHVALHQTIIGLEAEKQMAMAGEYPDQVIACFGGGSNFGGIAFPFLRHNFTGERHTEFIAAEPESCPKLTRGKFEYDFGDEAGYTPLLPMFTLGHDFKPANIHAGGLRYHGAGMIISQLLKDGYLHGVDIPQLESFKAGMLFAQTEGIIPAPESCHAIAATIREALKAKEEGKEKVILFCLSGHGLIDMPSYDSYINGDLHNYSVSDEEIQQFLKDVPKVD
- the mfd gene encoding transcription-repair coupling factor; protein product: MEIQKIEKTYGRSPQADALFDLMGKKSVHSIFLQGLLCSSAPMFFASLQGKKRRSVLFVLDDADEAGYFYHDLTQMMGQEKVFFFPSSYRRAVKYGQRDAANEILRTEVLARLSSGGHFLVVTYPDALAELVVAKQNLDERIMKLAVGQQIAQTDVVHTLRDFELKETDYVYEPGQFAVRGSILDVYSYSCEYPFRIDFFGDEIDTIRTFDVETQLSQVKRTEIEIVPELAHIESNKQCFLNFLSESTPVVAKDLSFVCDRIGQIYTEGFSSQSLTEQLEGATEVEAERIRHDMKTELNLVSPLDFKKAVAAHLRIEFGKVAPSESSAVIPFNIAPQPLFHKNFNLLCQTLEDFLLQGYTLYILADSQKQQQRLKDIFESEELKRYAIRFTPVDKTLHEGFTDHDKKCCFFTDHQIFDRFHKYNLRSDKARAGKMALTMKELQEMEVGDFIVHVDFGIGKFGGLVRVPTGNSYQEMIRIVYTNNDKVDVSIHSLYKISKYRRSDTGTPPRLSTLGTGAWDKLKDKAKKRIKDIARDLIKLYAQRRREKGFAFSADNYLQHTLEASFLYEDTPDQNKATQEVKKDMESGRPMDRLVCGDVGFGKTEVAIRAAFKAACDSKQVAVLVPTTVLAFQHYQTFKKRLEGMPVRVDYLSRARTTKETREVLDALKGGKIDILIGTHKLISKTVKWHDLGLLVIDEEQKFGVSTKEKLRQLKVNVDTLTMSATPIPRTLQFSLMGARDMSIMRTPPPNRYPIHTELVTFSSEVICDAINFEMSRNGQVYFVCDRISKLPELKMLIEKHIPDCRVAIGHGQMKPEDLEKIIMGFINYDYDVLLSTTIVENGIDISNANTIIVSDAHHFGLSDLHQMRGRVGRSNKKAFCYLMAPPKSALTPEARRRLEALETFSELGSGFNLAMQDLDIRGAGNLLGSEQSGFMEDLGYETYQKILSQAVTELKNEEFCDLYQEKMDEGAQLTGDDFVDDCGIESDLEMYFPQTYVPGDSERMLLYRELDRLESDDEVEAYRKRMIDRFGPVPHEADELMHVVGLRRVGKKLGCEKIILKQGYMQMQFVSNVNSPFYRSQMFNRILAYVTSHIQDCVLKEKFNKRMLRINDVKTVGQAVNLLNQISQIDLGNEK
- a CDS encoding polyprenol monophosphomannose synthase; protein product: MSDSIVIIPTYNEKENIEKIIRAVFGLEKQFDILVIDDGSPDGTAAIVKGLMANEFAGRLHILERSGKLGLGTAYIMGFKWSLKQGYDFIFEMDADFSHDPNDLPRLYAATHDEGYDVAVGSRYISGVNVVNWPIGRVLMSYFASKYVRIVTGFKVNDTTAGFVCYRRKVLETIDLDAIRFKGYAFQIEMKYTAHRIGFKIKEVPVIFVNRREGVSKMSGGIFGEAFFGVMRLRLDGWFKKYPKKD
- a CDS encoding DUF4369 domain-containing protein; the encoded protein is MNRIFYAFIALMALASCANSYDISGTSNVSTLDGRMLYLKILENNDFKNVDSCDVVHGQFHFQGSVDSMKMANIFMDDDPVLPLVLESGSITVKLDDTQQVVSGTPMNDKLFGFFKKYQQIQNQLRELVHKHDQAIMNGSDMVAVNKHLNEESIRLSEQEDKLITSFVTDNFNNVLGPGVFFLVTMGNQYPMLSPWIEDIMSKATDYFKNDPYVKDYYKKAQENQEIMNGTRDAQSGMQPEMEAAPQVNPDAAPAPTANELAAPTIPEKQEGQE
- a CDS encoding dihydroorotase, with protein sequence MKLIKNGTIINEGRSFVGDLLLDGEFIKEIYEGEAPRGNYDEVIDASGCFVLPGVIDDHVHFREPGLTQKADIESESRAAAFGGVTSYFEMPNTVPQTTTLEAWLAKRQLGAEKSHVNYSFFFGATNDNVNDFEQLDTHRVPGIKLFMGSSTGNMLVDKYEALQAIFKKAKELDLPVMTHCEDTEIINRNMQLAKQKWGEDPAVEHHPEIRSEEACYESSRLAVQLAKESGAHLHIAHVTTAKELEFFGKDENITGEAVVAHLMFSDKDYAVKGARIKCNPAVKTAADREALRKALSNDKITVVGTDHAPHQLKDKQGGCAKAASGMPMVQFSLVSMLKLVDEKVISIERLVELMCHNPARLFHISQRGFLRPGYKADVVVVRKGEPWKVTEEVIQSKCKWSPVEGDEFAWKVEQTFCNGRLIYDKGVFDAASRGEELEFRNNS